DNA from Microbacterium foliorum:
CGCCGGCCGCTGAGGCGGGCATCCGGCCGGGCGACGTCCTCGTGTCCGTGGGAGGGCAGAGCGTGTCGACCTTCGCCGAGGCGACGGCCATCGTGCAGGCGGCGCCCGGCAAGACCCTCGATCTCGTGGTCCGTCGCGACGGCGCGGAGAAGACGCTGAGCATCACCCCCGTCGAGGCCGAGCGCACGATCACGGACGCCAGTGGCCAGCCGGTTCTCGGAGACGACGGCGAGCCCGTCGTCAAGGATGTGGGGTACGTCGGCATGGGCGCCCAGATGGGCTTCGTGCAGCAGCCGTTCTCGGCAGGCCCGCAGATGGCGGGCGACACCGTCGCACGCGTGGGGTCGATGATCCTCACGCTGCCTGTGCGCATCTGGGATGTGGGAGTCTCTCTGGTCACAGGAGGCGAGCGGGATCCGAACGGACCGCTGAGCGTGGTCGGAGTCGGCCGCCTGGCCGGCGAGGTCGCCGCCACGGACGCCCCTGTGCTCAACCGCTTCTCGGTGCTGCTCAGTCTGCTGGGTTCCTTGAACGTGGCGCTGTTCGTGTTCAACCTGATCCCGCTGCTGCCGCTCGACGGAGGTCACGTCGTCGTGGCGCTGTGGGACGGCATTCGCCGTGCCTGGGCGAAGCTGTTCCGTCGCCCGCCGCCCGCGCCGGTCGACGCCACGCGCCTCGTGCCGCTCACGGTGGTCGTCGCGACGCTGCTCATCGCGATGGGGGCGGTTCTGCTGCTCGCCGACGTGTTCAACCCCGTGAAGCTCTTCGGCGGCTGATCGCGGCGGCTGATCGCGGCGGCTGAGCCCGGCGGCTGATCGCAGTCGGCTCAGCCCGGAGGCTGAGCCGACCGGGGAATCAGGACAGGGCGTGCGAGACGAGTCGCTCGAGCGTGCGGATCCCGTCGCGCGACAGGATCGATTCGAGGTGTCCCTGCACGGACGCGAAGTGCGGGCCTCGCAGCGCGTAGACATCGCCCGTCGCGGGGTCCGCTGACACGTCGGCGGACCCCGCCGACGTCGTTCCGGGTGTCACCCTGGCGGTGAACGTGTTGTAGAAGCCGATCGATGCATCCTCGCCGAACACCGGCACCGCCTTCTGGAGTCCCTGGTGCGGGGCGTCGAGGGGTACCAGGGCGAGGCCGAGGCCGTCGCTGAGGATCTGATGGCTCAGACAGACCGCGAGCAGCGGGGAGCCGGTGTCGACCCGACGCGAGACGACCTCGCGCATGCGGGCGATCCGCGGGCTGTCCAGGTCGCGCGGGTCGCCGGGACCGGGGCCGGCGACGACGAGGTCGGCGGCGGCGAGCTCGTCGTCCGTCACCTCGCTCCAGGGGCGATTCGTGACGTCGAGGCCGAGATGGCGCAGCTGGTGCGCCAGCATCGTGGTGAATCGGTCCTCGGCGTCCACGACGACGGCCGAGGTGCCGCGGAACGGACCGGAGAGGTCGTCGCCCTGCGGGTTGAGCCAGAAATCCGCGAGTCGGGCGTTGCGCGAGGCGAGCAGGGACTCGATCGTCGGGTCGGCGGCGAGGGAGCGCCGCGCGCCGGGGGCGTCGGCGTCCTCCCGAGCTTCTGCGGCACCGTCCCTGTCGATCGCGCCGATGGCACCGAGCACGCCGGCCGCCTTGCCGTGGGTCTCGGACACCTCGCCGT
Protein-coding regions in this window:
- a CDS encoding M50 family metallopeptidase; this encodes MDVLLYLGGIVFMLIGLGLSIGLHEVGHLLPAKLFGVRVGQYMIGFGPRLWSKRIGETEYGFKLLPLGGFISMSGMYPASTAAGPAKGLFRALVQDARSANDETIAAGAEDRVFYRLPVWKRVIVMLGGPLMNLILAVVIFTVLVSGIGVQQGTTTIASVNECVLPAGSTATECAADDPATPAAEAGIRPGDVLVSVGGQSVSTFAEATAIVQAAPGKTLDLVVRRDGAEKTLSITPVEAERTITDASGQPVLGDDGEPVVKDVGYVGMGAQMGFVQQPFSAGPQMAGDTVARVGSMILTLPVRIWDVGVSLVTGGERDPNGPLSVVGVGRLAGEVAATDAPVLNRFSVLLSLLGSLNVALFVFNLIPLLPLDGGHVVVALWDGIRRAWAKLFRRPPPAPVDATRLVPLTVVVATLLIAMGAVLLLADVFNPVKLFGG